A section of the Lynx canadensis isolate LIC74 chromosome A1, mLynCan4.pri.v2, whole genome shotgun sequence genome encodes:
- the HAPLN1 gene encoding hyaluronan and proteoglycan link protein 1, whose protein sequence is MMKSLLLLVLISICWADHHSDNYTLDHDRVIHIQAENGPRLLVEAEQTKVFSHRGGNVTLPCKFYRDPTAFGSGTHKIRIKWTKLTSDYLKEVDVFVSMGYHKKAYAGYQGRVFLKGGSDNDASLVIADLTLEDYGRYKCEVIEGLEDDTAVVALDLQGVVFPYFPRLGRYNLNFHEAQQACLDQDAVIASFDQLYDAWRGGLDWCNAGWLSDGSVQYPITKPREPCGGQNTVPGVRNYGFWDKDKSRYDVFCFTSNFNGRFYYLIHPTKLTYDEAVQACLNDGAQIAKVGQIFAAWKLLGYDRCDAGWLADGSVRYPISRPRRRCSPTEAAVRFVGFPDKNHKLYGVYCFRAYN, encoded by the exons cagaaaATGGCCCCCGTCTACTCGTGGAAGCAGAACAAACCAAGGTGTTCTCACATAGAGGTGGCAATGTTACACTGCCATGTAAATTTTATCGAGACCCTACAGCATTTGGCTCAGGAACCCACAAAATCCGAATCAAGTGGACCAAGCTAACTTCAGATTACCTCAAGGAAGTGGACGTTTTTGTTTCCATGGGATATCACAAGAAAGCCTATGCAGGCTACCAGGGCAGAGTGTTTCTGAAGGGAGGCAGTGATAATGATGCTTCTCTGGTGATTGCAGACCTCACCCTGGAGGATTATGGGAGATATAAGTGTGAGGTGATTGAAGGATTAGAAGATGATACTGCTGTGGTAGCATTAGATTTGCAAG GTGTGGTGTTCCCTTACTTCCCACGACTGGGGCGCTACAATCTCAATTTTCACGAGGCACAGCAGGCTTGTCTGGACCAGGATGCTGTGATTGCCTCCTTTGACCAGCTGTACGACGCCTGGCGGGGCGGGCTGGATTGGTGCAACGCCGGCTGGCTCAGTGACGGGTCTGTGCAATATCCCATCACAAAGCCCAGGGAACCCTGTGGAGGCCAGAACACGGTGCCCGGTGTCAGGAACTACGGGTTTTGGGACAAAGATAAAAGCAGATACGATGTTTTCTGTTTCACATCTAACTTCAATG GCCGTTTTTACTACCTGATCCACCCCACCAAGCTGACCTATGATGAAGCGGTGCAGGCTTGTCTCAACGATGGTGCTCAGATTGCCAAAGTGGGCCAGATCTTCGCTGCCTGGAAACTTCTGGGATACGACCGCTGTGATGCGGGCTGGTTGGCGGATGGCAGTGTCCGCTACCCCATCTCTAGGCCAAGAAGGCGCTGCAGTCCTACTGAGGCTGCCGTGCGCTTTGtgggtttcccagacaaaaaccaTAAGCTGTATGGCGTCTACTGCTTCAGAGCATACAACTGA